One genomic segment of Flavobacteriales bacterium includes these proteins:
- a CDS encoding SpoIIE family protein phosphatase, translated as MNSDLPSINKSDWKTALESISIKYHKVGAWCAFAFNLIFSISDYFIMPEHWLQFFIIRSVLSLTILASIFGHKFSIIKHEVMIATAVLLISVENAYLYSVMDVEMFQQHTFAYIALFIGCGMLVLWEKVYSIVIVIANITSGLVLFPIFSPLTFDEIMANGGLLTLSVSIFTIFLISTRYNLTVREIKARLALSESNEQLAIQKDLVEERSQDITASITYAKRIQDAILPPIKLIKDHLPNAFVLFKPKDIVSGDFYWLGARGDKILFAAVDCTGHGVPGAMVSVIGHNSLNRAVREFGLTEPAKILDKLNELVKETFEKSEDEVRDGMDIAICSLDKKSGSLEFSGANNPLFLLRDGEVIETKGDKQPIGNYVKTKSYSNHKIETKSGDMLYIFSDGYVDQFGGPKGKKFKVKRMKELMIDIHRKKMEDQKRLLNKAFELWRGDQEQIDDVCIFGIKL; from the coding sequence ATGAACTCGGACTTACCGTCGATCAATAAATCTGATTGGAAAACAGCCTTAGAGTCAATTTCTATTAAGTACCATAAAGTAGGTGCTTGGTGTGCATTTGCATTCAATCTAATATTTAGTATCAGCGATTATTTTATTATGCCTGAGCATTGGTTACAGTTCTTTATTATTAGATCTGTTCTTTCTCTAACCATTTTGGCAAGCATCTTTGGTCATAAGTTCTCCATTATTAAACACGAAGTAATGATTGCCACTGCGGTACTCCTTATATCAGTTGAGAACGCATACTTATATAGCGTAATGGATGTTGAGATGTTTCAGCAACACACTTTCGCTTATATTGCTTTGTTTATTGGCTGTGGCATGCTCGTTTTATGGGAGAAGGTTTACTCAATCGTAATTGTTATAGCAAACATAACAAGCGGCTTAGTATTATTTCCAATATTCTCACCACTCACTTTTGATGAGATTATGGCTAATGGTGGATTACTCACTTTGTCTGTCTCAATTTTTACCATCTTTCTTATTAGTACGCGATACAACCTTACGGTAAGAGAAATAAAAGCAAGACTAGCCCTATCCGAATCTAATGAGCAGTTAGCCATTCAGAAAGACTTGGTAGAAGAAAGAAGTCAAGATATAACTGCTAGTATCACCTACGCTAAACGAATACAGGATGCCATCCTTCCTCCTATTAAACTTATAAAAGATCACTTGCCGAATGCATTTGTTTTGTTTAAGCCGAAAGACATTGTTAGTGGAGACTTTTATTGGTTAGGGGCAAGGGGTGATAAAATTTTATTTGCCGCCGTTGACTGTACAGGTCATGGTGTTCCTGGCGCTATGGTAAGCGTAATTGGACATAACAGCTTAAACAGAGCAGTTCGTGAATTCGGATTAACAGAGCCAGCTAAGATTCTTGATAAGCTAAATGAACTGGTAAAAGAGACGTTCGAAAAATCGGAGGATGAGGTTCGAGACGGAATGGATATTGCCATTTGCAGTTTGGATAAAAAATCTGGCAGCTTAGAATTCTCAGGAGCTAACAATCCTTTATTTCTGTTGCGAGATGGAGAAGTAATTGAAACAAAAGGCGACAAGCAGCCAATTGGTAATTATGTAAAAACTAAGTCGTATTCAAATCATAAAATAGAAACAAAATCTGGCGACATGCTTTACATCTTTTCAGATGGCTATGTAGATCAATTTGGTGGCCCGAAGGGAAAGAAATTTAAAGTTAAGCGGATGAAAGAGCTCATGATCGATATCCATAGAAAGAAAATGGAAGATCAAAAAAGGCTGCTCAACAAAGCCTTTGAATTATGGCGTGGAGATCAAGAACAAATCGATGATGTTTGTATTTTCGGCATTAAACTGTAA